In one window of Bradyrhizobium sp. AZCC 1721 DNA:
- a CDS encoding MDR family MFS transporter, producing the protein MATPGQPSASVPGLRRNMVTICAMTATIMQALDTTIANVALPYMQGTLSASQDQINWVLTSYIVAAAIMTAPVGWIANRFGSKRIFIICSAGFTIASVLCGLAQDIGQMVVFRLLQGVFGAALVPLSQAVMLDSYALHERAKAMAIWGMGVMMGPIMGPSLGAWLTETYSWHWVFFVNLPFGIITVLGLVIFMDETKKDLELRFDWFGFTALAIAIGALQLALDRGEQLGWLESNEIIAEFIISAVGFYYFLAHSLTTQHPFIQFALFKDKNFVGGCVFMAVMGLVLFSTMALSSPFLQNVIGYPIITAGLLLASRGCGTFVAMMLVGRMMRHIEARTLIVSGLGITCLSLFYMTAWTDQTGVTEIVIISVVQGFGFGLVFVPLSTVAFLTLPNHLRTDGTSMLTLMRNVASSIGISLVISQLTQGTRYTYAVLSEHINPFNHALQMPAVSGMIDLATDKGRAMAEMMVKIQAQIIAFSYDYQLVMIFTACAIPLAIMIGSSKATLRQQSTAPDHAVME; encoded by the coding sequence ATGGCGACGCCGGGCCAGCCATCGGCATCCGTTCCGGGCCTGCGCCGGAACATGGTGACGATCTGCGCCATGACGGCGACGATCATGCAGGCACTGGACACGACGATCGCCAACGTCGCGCTGCCCTACATGCAGGGCACGCTGTCCGCGTCGCAGGACCAGATCAACTGGGTGCTGACGTCCTATATCGTCGCTGCCGCGATCATGACCGCGCCGGTCGGGTGGATCGCCAACCGCTTCGGCAGCAAGCGCATCTTCATCATCTGTTCGGCCGGCTTCACCATCGCCTCGGTGTTATGCGGATTGGCGCAGGACATCGGCCAGATGGTGGTGTTTCGTCTGTTGCAAGGCGTGTTCGGCGCGGCGCTGGTGCCACTGTCGCAGGCCGTGATGCTCGATTCCTACGCACTGCACGAACGCGCGAAGGCGATGGCGATCTGGGGCATGGGGGTGATGATGGGGCCGATCATGGGCCCGTCGCTCGGCGCCTGGCTGACGGAAACCTATTCCTGGCACTGGGTGTTCTTCGTTAACCTGCCGTTCGGCATTATCACCGTGCTTGGCCTCGTCATCTTCATGGACGAGACCAAGAAGGACCTCGAGCTGCGGTTTGACTGGTTCGGCTTCACCGCGCTCGCAATCGCGATCGGCGCGCTGCAGCTCGCGCTCGACCGCGGCGAGCAGCTCGGCTGGCTGGAATCCAACGAGATCATCGCCGAGTTCATTATATCAGCCGTCGGCTTCTATTATTTCCTGGCGCATTCGCTAACGACGCAACATCCGTTTATCCAGTTCGCACTGTTCAAGGACAAGAATTTCGTCGGCGGCTGCGTGTTCATGGCCGTGATGGGGCTGGTGCTGTTCTCGACCATGGCGCTGTCATCACCGTTCCTGCAAAACGTGATCGGCTATCCGATCATTACCGCGGGCCTTCTGCTGGCAAGCCGCGGCTGCGGCACGTTCGTGGCTATGATGCTGGTCGGCCGCATGATGCGCCATATCGAAGCGCGGACGCTGATCGTCTCGGGGCTCGGCATCACCTGCCTGTCGCTGTTCTACATGACTGCCTGGACCGACCAGACCGGCGTGACCGAGATCGTGATCATCAGCGTGGTCCAGGGCTTTGGCTTCGGGTTGGTATTCGTGCCGCTCTCCACGGTGGCGTTCCTGACGCTACCCAATCATCTGCGCACCGACGGCACCTCGATGCTGACCTTGATGCGCAATGTCGCCAGCTCGATCGGGATATCGCTCGTGATCTCGCAACTGACGCAAGGCACGCGCTACACCTACGCGGTCCTGTCGGAGCATATCAACCCCTTCAATCACGCCCTGCAGATGCCCGCCGTGAGCGGCATGATCGATCTCGCCACCGACAAGGGCCGCGCCATGGCGGAGATGATGGTGAAAATACAGGCGCAGATCATCGCGTTCTCGTACGACTACCAGCTCGTGATGATCTTCACCGCCTGCGCCATCCCGCTCGCCATCATGATCGGCTCGTCCAAGGCAACCCTGCGCCAACAATCGACCGCGCCGGATCATGCGGTGATGGAGTAG